TCTGACGGCTGAAATCTGGTTTGGTCGCCGCTTAGGGCAAGAGGCCGCACCGGAAAAGCTGGGCGTGGACCGCGCGCTGGCCTTTAGCGAAATTAACCAGCAGCTTTATCAACTGCTGAACGGTCTGGACGTGCTCTACCACGCGCAGGGCGAATACGCGTATGCGGATGAGATTGTTTTCACCGCGCTGGATAAGCTGCGTAAAGGTTCGCGCCAGAATCTTTCTGCGCCCGCAACGCTCACGGACTGGCGTCCGGTGGTGCATGAGATGCGCCTGTTCAAGTCTGAAGAAGAACTCAACGTGCTGCGCCGCGCGGGCGAAATCAGCGCCCTGGCGCATACCCGCGCAATGGAAAAGTGCCGTCCCGGCATGTTCGAGTACCAGCTTGAAGGGGAAATCCATCACGAATTTAACCGTCACGGCGCGCGCTTCCCGTCCTACAACACGATTGTTGGTGGCGGGGAAAACGGCTGCATCCTGCACTACACCGAAAACGAATGTGAACTGCGCGATGGCGATCTGGTGCTGATTGACGCTGGCTGTGAGTATCAGGGTTACGCGGGTGACATCACCCGTACCTTCCCGGTGAACGGCAAATTCACGCCTGCTCAGCGAGAAATCTATGACATCGTGCTTGCGTCTCTGGAGACCGCGCTGACGCTGTTCCGCCCGGGCACCTCCATTCAGGAGGTTACGGGCGAGGTGGTGCGCATCATGATTACCGGGCTGGTGAAGCTCGGCATTCTG
The sequence above is a segment of the Enterobacter hormaechei ATCC 49162 genome. Coding sequences within it:
- the pepP gene encoding Xaa-Pro aminopeptidase, with protein sequence MSSQEYSRRRQALLAKMQPGSAALIFAAPEVTRSADSEYPYRQNSDFWYFTGFNEPEAVLVLIKSNDTHNHSVIFNRVRDLTAEIWFGRRLGQEAAPEKLGVDRALAFSEINQQLYQLLNGLDVLYHAQGEYAYADEIVFTALDKLRKGSRQNLSAPATLTDWRPVVHEMRLFKSEEELNVLRRAGEISALAHTRAMEKCRPGMFEYQLEGEIHHEFNRHGARFPSYNTIVGGGENGCILHYTENECELRDGDLVLIDAGCEYQGYAGDITRTFPVNGKFTPAQREIYDIVLASLETALTLFRPGTSIQEVTGEVVRIMITGLVKLGILKGDVDTLIAENAHRPYFMHGLSHWLGLDVHDVGAYGPERSRVLEPGMVLTVEPGLYIAPDADVPEQYRGIGIRIEDDIVITETGNENLTATVVKKADDIEALMAAARV